Proteins co-encoded in one Salvelinus sp. IW2-2015 linkage group LG17, ASM291031v2, whole genome shotgun sequence genomic window:
- the LOC111976272 gene encoding vesicular inhibitory amino acid transporter, with product MAHLIRHKIGNKLTNAANTVSNKSQAKVSGVFARLGFQAATDEEGLGFVDCDDLDFDYRQGMQMDIMQGDEEGGDMDGGDELMVGDSHYQRDGTGPPSSSSLKNTGACNELALEDKPKITTWDAGWNVTNAIQGMFVLGLPYAILHGGYLGLFLIIFAAVVCCYTGKILIACLYEENEDGILVRVRDSYVDIANACCQPRFPSLGGHIVNVAQIIELVMTCILYVVVSGNLMVNSFPNLPVSQKAWSVVATAALLPCAFLKSLKAVSKFSLLCTIAHFVINIMVIAYCLSRARDWAWDKVKFYIDVKKFPISIGIIVFSYTSQIFLPSLEGNMQRPKEFHCMMDWTHIGACVLKGLFALVAYLTWADATKEVITDNLPSTIRAVVNLFLVAKALLSYPLPFFAAVEVLEKSFFQDGGRAIFPDCYGPGGRIKSWGLGLRCLLVVFTLIMAIFVPHFALLMGLTGSLTGAGLCFLLPALFHLKLMWRKLFWHHVFFDVAIFVIGGICSISGFIHSVEGLIEAFKYGVEE from the exons ATGGCTCACTTAATTCGACACAAGATCGGCAACAAGCTGACCAATGCGGCCAACACAGTGTCCAATAAGTCTCAGGCCAAGGTAAGCGGAGTGTTTGCCAGGCTGGGCTTCCAGGCCGCTACGGATGAAGAGGGTCTGGGGTTCGTGGACTGCGATGACTTGGATTTTGACTACAGGCAGGGGATGCAGATGGACATCATGCAGGGTGACGAAGAAGGCGGAGATATGGACGGAGGAGACGAGTTGATGGTGGGGGACAGCCACTACCAGAGAGACGGAACCGGTCcaccatcctcttcctccctcaagaACACTGGGGCGTGTAACGAGTTGGCATTAGAGGACAAACCCAAAATTACCACTTGGGATGCGGGGTGGAACGTCACCAATGCCATTCAG GGGATGTTCGTCCTTGGGTTACCATACGCCATTCTTCACGGAGGATACCTCGGACTCTTTCTTATCATATTTGCCGCCGTTGTATGTTGTTACACCGGAAAGATTCTTATTGCGTGTCTGTATGAAGAGAATGAGGATGGAATTCTGGTGCGCGTGAGGGACTCCTACGTGGACATCGCCAACGCGTGCTGCCAGCCACGGTTCCCGTCTCTGGGCGGACATATAGTTAACGTTGCTCAGATCATTGAGTTGGTCATGACCTGTATCCTGTACGTGGTGGTCAGCGGCAACCTGATGGTTAACAGCTTCCCCAATCTGCCGGTCTCGCAGAAGGCCTGGTCTGTAGTCGCCACGGCTGCCCTCCTGCCTTGCGCGTTCCTCAAGAGCCTCAAGGCGGTGTCCAAGTTCAGCTTACTCTGCACCATCGCGCACTTTGTCATCAACATCATGGTGATAGCCTACTGCCTCTCCAGAGCCCGAGACTGGGCCTGGGACAAAGTCAAGTTCTATATCGATGTCAAGAAGTTTCCCATCTCCATCGGCATCATCGTCTTCAGCTACACGTCCCAGATCTTCCTGCCCTCGCTGGAGGGGAACATGCAGAGGCCAAAGGAGTTCCACTGCATGATGGACTGGACCCACATCGGAGCCTGCGTTCTGAAGGGCCTGTTCGCTCTGGTGGCCTACTTGACTTGGGCAGATGCCACCAAAGAGGTTATCACGGACAACCTGCCGTCCACCATCAGAGCGGTGGTCAACCTGTTCCTGGTGGCCAAGGCCTTGCTTTCGTATCCGCTGCCGTTCTTCGCTGCTGTAGAGGTCCTGGAGAAGTCATTTTTCCAGGATGGAGGGCGCGCTATTTTCCCTGACTGTTACGGGCCGGGAGGACGGATTAAGTCCTGGGGACTGGGCCTCCGGTGCCTCCTGGTGGTGTTCACGTTGATCATGGCCATCTTTGTCCCGCACTTCGCACTCCTCATGGGCCTAACCGGGAGTCTTACCGGCGCCGGGTTGTGCTTCCTTCTCCCGGCTCTCTTTCATCTAAAACTGATGTGGAGGAAACTCTTCTGGCACCACGTGTTCTTCGACGTCGCCATATTCGTTATAGGAGGCATATGCAGCATTTCTGGGTTTATTCACTCGGTAGAGGGGCTCATTGAGGCATTCAAATATGGAGTCGAGGAATAA